The DNA region tttttttttttttaaatatagtaaAGACATCTGTACAGCAGATCCTGAGaaagttgttttcttgttttttttttctctttgcgtTCCTTGTGTTCCTAACAGTAAGATCAGAAATCCAGACAACAGACCCCGACCACCGCTGGGGCTTTTGGCAGATAGCAATATTTGACAGCTTAAAGAAACCGTGACTGACATATCAGCCAATACGAGTTTTCAACATAAACAACATGGAAACTGGACATTTACGGATGAAAAACAGAACTTGACAGCTCTCTAGTGGACAAACTGAGGCGGGGAGTTGGTGGTTATACTTATTGGCTGACATATAACACCAGTACGGATCCACCTGTGAAAAGTCCACTGATAACATGGGATGGGCCAATGCATTGGTCGAGCGCTAATCGACAACAGTGCAGTCCAGATTTAGGTACTTCCGATCAATACGTGTGGCTGAGAACTTACTGAACCACATTGTCTGCATGATTAAAGTTTTTCAAGTTTGCTTGCAGAAAACTTAATTTTGAGGTAAGAGATAAATAAATGGGAGTGTAACGGCTCATTTTGTGGACCCCTTTTACGAGGATATCGTGAAAGAGGAGATAACTGCATATTTGGAAAAGGGCTTTGAAACCAATGTCTGCCAAAAGGtgcttatttttgttgttactgCTACAGGATAATAAATGTCAACACTTCAAACCTCAGGCCACTGAGCTTAAATTAATTAGCTGCcaaacacaaaggaaacacTTCACTATACAGGACATAAAACTGCACAGACAGATAATTAAGACGCCATCATATTTGAGGTCGGGTGTCCTTCAGGGAGACATTGGACACTTCTAGAGGTGATGGCAGACTGCAGCTGCTCAGGCTGCTCTTGATGGCCTGGTGCCACACTGACTGTACAATGCAAGGTCGTTTTCGCCACTGTGCAATACATTTGGCTTTTACCGAACTGTTGAAAGTTGTGAGTCCAAATTTGTGTgacaacattttccattttacttttgtatttcGGTAAAAATTTCGGTGTAATATCTCTGCAATTCTACTGCAAACTGGAGTGTAGCATCTGTTGAAAGACTTATCTAgacttcttgttttttcttaatttcatcTGCTGTAAGCAACCAGGGTTctaatgaaaacaacagaaaataggCTGTTATTGCTGAAAACGACGGCCCCCTAAGGggcatataaaaaaaactttgttggCATTTCTTGTATTGTGGAAATATGCCAACTATTGGTTAGGCCTTATTTCAAACCGATGCAGCCCTCCAAGGCCATTATCCCAGCATTAAAAGCTAATCTATAGAGAAAAGGTAGCTGAACAGAACTAATGTGCACAAGAGAGGAGGATAAAACCATTGACAAATGGACCAATGATGGTTCAATGGGtattaaaacaaacatccacAAATAAAGCACAGAATTTATGGCAGACAAATCCTCATCctgacaaaaaactgaaaaactagCCTGCATTTGTGGACAGGACGGGTTCAACatggtggagagaaaaagaaaaagggagggcTGGACTATCTTCAACATACAGAAATGATACAGGTGCAAATGCAGAGCTCACTATGGgttaaacttcaaaaaaaaccaacaacaaaccAGTGGGTTAGTAAATCAGGAGGGTGCAGCACGGCGGCATAGGAGGAGAGGGTGCTTAATGTGTGGGGCGGGGGGTGCAGAGAGACGGATGGACGAtggaaaaacaggaggaaaataaatTGAAGGAGGTGGGGGTTGAAGGGTGGGGGTGTGATGGTAGTAAGCTGACAATTCACAAGCTTTACCTACCAGGATAGGGTTATTTTTCTACAGTCACCACTTAAACCTAGTGAGGAAAAATTTAAAGAGTAGCTGACAAAAGATGCAAAGTGACCGGAGATGAAGAAACATTAATGAataggagaaaaacaaaagcaaaactagCAGAATACAGAATGTCAAAGACGTTTTTTTGTTTAGCAAAGAAGTAGCAGAGGTCATGCTGGTTCATATCTCGTAGTGTCGAACTAACGAGCTGCTCCAGTCTGCTAAAAAGCCCCTAAACTAAACTCAGGCCAATTCAGTCAAGTAACACTTGACAAAGGCCCCAAACCAGTGTGTGTGGATAAGATGAACATTTCACATATAAAtgtacacaaactgaaaaaaaatgtagcaacaCACTGTGGCGCCACACTTTTAACGCATTACGTACCAAGAGATTTTCATTTGTCTTACTGGAGCTTGCAATACGTTTGTCCTGTACACTCTGCTTATTCACAGCTTTTCAGCTACTTGACCTGCATCAGGAAAGCAGTCAGTGAAGAAGCAGAGCCTACAGAGGCTACAGAGGACAGGGCCTGTTATTTGTCTCAGTAAGCCTCTGCAGGTTTGCACTTCATTGTGTGCGCTTTCGTTCAAACCAGCTACAAAAATTTGTAATATGTTTATTGTGCCAGTGCTTCCTACACAAATGAATGTATCTAAATGAGACGAGAACATTCATATCAAAGTATTAATGTGCACCGGTGTCCTCATCCTTCTGTGTTAGGCATACTGGATCTGTGTGTCGCTCAAGGTTAAGTTTGAGGTTTTAGTAAGAACATGCAACAGTCAGACGTAGCTGACCGGTAAAAAGGAATGCTGAAAATACAAGTTCGAGATCCCGTTAAGACAACGGTGAACAAAGggaaagtgttttttctgtcttagtCTGGAAGCCAAATTAAGATCAcgacaacaaaataaaagctgaagcAAACCAAAAGCTGGTGTAAAATGAGATGCATTTGACAGTATGTATTCTGTATGTTGAAATCTGACACGTCAATTTAGGGCAGCCGTTCTCCACCTGCAGCTCAGGACACCCAGAGGGCACCGAATGTCGTACCGCAAAAAGTGTTCTCACCGacgcaacaacaaaaaaaaatttctgagaGATCACTGCGGCTCTCCACGGCCTCCAGTAAGACTGGGAAGAGCATCCTGAGCCAACAAAGTTGAGAACAGCTGAGTAAGGTCTTTCTCAGGATACCAGAGATCTTTagagggagggtgtgtgtgtgtgtgtgtgtgtgtgtgtgtgtcgggagGGGTGATCTCACCTTGGGATCATAGTCAGGGTCGTTCTCCTCAtcagcctcctcctcaccttcctgaacacacagcacacagtaACTTCAGTCTACCGGCTTCCCTCAACACAAACACTTAGCCATGTCTATCGCAACAGGAAAACCACACATCTCTTGTACATTGCGGTCAgtcattttcacaatttaacTGTGCTAACTGCCCCGAATTAATCTTACCTCATCAtccgcctcctctccctcttcgtCGTACTGtaagacataaaaaatgtgaGGATTAGCTAGAAAAACCTTTATACACACTTAATGTTTGTTCCCCGGAGAGATTTAACAGTCACATGTTTCCGGTAAAGAACACCCAACTGGCGAGGAATCTCGGACGAGAACAGCGGACAATGATCTTGATTACTAAAATCCGCGTGCAGTCCAGCACTCGTCCAGTTTAAAGAAAGTTCAGCCAAACTTGAAATTAGAGGCTGATACTCACATCGTCGTCATCATCCTCTATGGCCTCCCCTGTGAAGTAGAGAACGGCCCGAGGCACGATGCGCTCACGGATGAAGTGGCCGATTTCAAAGTCGGCAGCCAGAACTGCCTCCGAGTCCTCATCCtgaaaaaagagacattttactCATGCATTCCCCGTATTCTCCCTTGAATCTGCACTACATAAGATTTGAATATGAAGCATCACGGGCCGAACGTTAAAGTCCACTCTGATTCAGCAGTTCAACGCAACTACTGGTAGTCAGTGTGTGTTGGGAGTGGAGTAAGTAGCTATAGTAGCGCGATGATTTTCTTCTACACTAAATCGTGCTTTGATATTTTGATTGATGAATGAGTTTTTTATACTTTCACACAAGCACTTCCAAACATCAAGGAGGAAGAGTTTTCCCCAACCGTCCCTGCACGAAAAGGCCCCgtcacacaacaaaaaacaaatcttcacCAAGGTTTAATTCTCCACAAGTTGATTTTCACGTTGCACTGAAATGAACTAAAACCAGTGGTTAATCTCAGAACTCTTGGTTTGGAAATGGATTGTCTTTAAGGTGCGTAAAGTGCATCTAAAAGTGTGCGAGTACTACATATGATGTCGTGTATGGTTTTGGTATTGGTACTGTTCTTCTGCAAATTCGGTGGTACTTCTGTAATCACATCCAGCGAAGCTGTCAGTGTTTATCAGTAAATCGTCAGTCTCATGTAATCAGTGCAAACATCCCCAAAGCGCCAGTtaacaaaattatgaaataataaacaagAAGAGAAGTACAGTAACTTACCAACTCTCCATTTTCTGGGACTGTAAACAACAAGAGAATAGATTGAGTCGGTCAAAGTGTACAGTTGTTACAGTAAAGGTGGCACAAAGAGCTAACTGATCAAATGCAGTATCAAACCAGCTATGTTAAACTAAACTCTCGTATTTCTGCCCCATCACTCTTACCCTCGGGTGGGGTGAAGAAGTTGAAGAAGGAGTCGTTGGGGACCGTTTTGGTGACTGTCCTGACCGTGCCGCGACCCTTgtgcttctgtttcttcttaATTGTTTTCAACGTGACGTTCTTGCCCTTTGTCCAGTCAATCGTGCAACTGTGGTGAAACACGAGGAGGAGGCAGCGGGAGAAAGCAAGGTCAGTatccaacattttaaatgtcaaatctAAAAAGACATCTTGGATTTATTTTGGGAATCCAACCGGTGAGGTCATCCGTATCCACACAGAAATGGtggagggaaggggaggagagagagagagagagaatggtgAGAGGAAATGTTTGGCACAGGTCACGTTGGTCGCTGTGGGGGTGGTTTTATTAAATAACAGGCCATGAGAAAAAGTGAGGCTGACATTATACACAGAACAATAGGCTCTGACAGTGTGACATCAACTGAACAATGCTCCTGAAGGTTGAATTTATTTAGAGTCAAAGTAAGAAACACTGCAAAGCAAATAAGTGGGAACGActgaaaaacaactgtaaaaaagaaaaccgCTAACGTTTCCTCTCGCCAGAAAAACTCTACACAATACCGCACCACAAAAGGAGTTTAACTGAATTGAAGACATACAGGACTGAACAACTGACCCATGAAATTAGATGCCGTACTCACCCCGTGCAGCACATGATCTCTGGGCCGTCGAAAGAGAAGGGGTCGTTCTCGTCGGGCTCTGACCTCATCTTGTAGGTTTTGACCAACACTGTGTTTGTGAAGAAGTCGTTGGGCTCAAAGTGGAACTCTAACGTGAAGCTCTGGGGAAGAACCACAGAGGTTATCGTGACATGCGCCTCATTAAGAACCTTAACAGACTGGTTTAAGCCGTGTCCACGAGTGCCAGCTGACTCACCATGGGCTGTCCTGGATCTGAGAATTTTACTTTAATATCTTGTAAATGTTTAAGGATGGGCTCGTCATGTTCCTGAGGGAGAGACAGCGCCACAGCATTAGATCATCCAGAATACCAAGAGGCACAATGTGTTTCCGGTTT from Xiphias gladius isolate SHS-SW01 ecotype Sanya breed wild chromosome 2, ASM1685928v1, whole genome shotgun sequence includes:
- the nap1l1 gene encoding nucleosome assembly protein 1-like 1 isoform X3 yields the protein MADIDNKDQAEMDPADMEDVEEVEEEETGEDENSKARQLTVQMMQNPQILAALQERLDGLNGSPSGYMESLPKVVKRRVNALKNLQVKCAHIEAKFYEEVHELERKYAALYQPLFDKRSDIVKAAYEPTDEECEWKADEEEELTVSKQDEMKEKAKLEEEKKDEEKEDPKGIPEFWLTVFKNVDLLSDMLQEHDEPILKHLQDIKVKFSDPGQPMSFTLEFHFEPNDFFTNTVLVKTYKMRSEPDENDPFSFDGPEIMCCTGCTIDWTKGKNVTLKTIKKKQKHKGRGTVRTVTKTVPNDSFFNFFTPPEVPENGELDEDSEAVLAADFEIGHFIRERIVPRAVLYFTGEAIEDDDDDYDEEGEEADDEEGEEEADEENDPDYDPKV